From Streptomyces sp. SCSIO 75703:
CCGCCCGGCCCCTACGCCCCCGGGCCGTACGCGCGGCAGCCGTACCCGCCCCAGCATCAGCCGTACCCCCAGCAGCCGTACCCCCAGCAGCCCTACGGGCAGCAGCCGTACGGGCAGCCGCCGGCCCAGCCCCCTCACCCGCAGCAGCCCCTCCAGCAGAATCCGCACTGGCAGCCCCAGCCGCCACAGGGCTGAGCCGGGGACGCGCCGCCGCTGCCTACGACGGGAACGGGACGGACGACAGTGACGCACGACGACGCACAGCAGCACGCCGGGACCCCCGAGGCCGCCGGGACCCCCGGGAACACCGAGGCTCCCGGGACCCCCGGGGCCGTCGGCTCGCCGGACGCGCGGCGGACGGACGGGGAGGACCGGGCCGGCGGGGGGCGGCGCGGACAGACCGCGGAGGAGCCGCCGCCGCTCGCCGGGTTCACCGTCGGGGTGACCGCCGCCCGCCGGGCCGAGGAGTTCGCCGCGCTGCTGCGACGGCGCGGCGCCGAGGTCGTGCACGGCCCCGCCCTGCGCACCGTGCCCCTCGCCGACGACACCGAACTGCTCGCCGCGACCCGCCGGTTGACCGAGCGGGCCCCCGACGTGGTGGTCGCCAACACCGCCGTCGGCTTCCGGGGCTGGCTGGAGGCGGCCGAGGGATGGGGACTCGGCCCGGCCCTGCTCGACCGGCTGCGCGCGGCCGAACTCCTCGCCCGCGGGCCCAAGGTCACCGGTGCCATCCGGGCCGCCGGACTCACCGAGCGCTGGTCGCCCGCCTCCGAGGCCCTGGCGGAGGTGCGGGACCGGCTGCTGGCCGAGGGCGTCGACGGCCGCCGCGTCGCCGTCCAGCTCCACGGCGAACCCCTCACCGAGTTCGTGACCGCGCTGCGGGACGGCGGCGCCGACGTGGTCGAGGTGCCCGTCTACCGGTGGCTGCCGCCGAAGGACCCGGCCCCGCTCGACCGGCTGCTGGACGCCCTCCTCGAACGCCGCCTGGACGCCGTCACCTTCACCAGCGCGCCCGCCGCCGTCTCCCTGCTCTCCCGCGCCCGGGAACGCGGCCTGCTGGACGGGCTCCTCGCCGCCCTCGGCCACGAGGTGCTCGCCGCCTGCGTCGGCCCGGTCACCGCCGCGCCGCTCGCCGACCGGGGCGTCCCCACCGTCCACCCCGAGCGCTTCCGCCTCGGCCCGCTCGTCCAGCTCCTGTGCCGGGAACTCCCCGGACGGGCCCGGCCCGCGGGCGGGGCCGGGCACCCGAAGGGCTGACGGGGCGCCCCCGGGGCCACCGGGTGCGGCAGGAGGGGTTCCGGGCGAGGCCCGGGAAGGGCACTGTAGGGGGAACGCTTCCCGCTCCCTTTCGCCCGCCCCCGGGCACCACCTAGGCGGTGACAGGAACATGGCACTGGGTACGGCCGGCGCCCCGTCCGAGCCGCGGTTCGACACCGGACGGGTCTGCCTGGACCTCCTCGCCACCACCCACCCCGCGGAACGGCTCGGCTCGGTCGCCGCGCTCCGCACGTGGATCGCGCACTCCGGGCTGGTGCCGCCGGGCACCCCCCTCGCCCACGCCGACCCCTCCTGGCTCACGGGCTTCCGCGAACTGCGCTGCCGCACCGCCCAACTGGTGCGCGCCCACGCCCCGTCCGCCGCCCCCGGCACCCGGCCCCGCGAGGAGGCGGCCCGCCCGTACGAGGCCGCCCGCCCCTACGACCTCGCCCTCGTCCGCGTCAACGACCTCGCCCGCGCGGCGCCCCCGGCGGTCCGCGCGGTGCGCGGCGAGGACGGCACGCTGACCCGGGCGCCGGCCGGCCCGCCCACCCGCACGGCGCTGCTCGCCGCCGTCGCCCGGGACCTGGTGGACCTGCTCACCGACCCCGCCGCGCGGGCGGCGCTGCGGCAGTGCGAGGGTGACGACTGCCCCGTGGTCTACGTGGACGCCTCCCGGGGGCGCCGGCGCCGCTGGTGCTCCAGCGAGGTCTGCGGCAACCGGGAACGCGTCGCCCGGCACCGCCGTCGCGCCGCGGCGGCCCGCTGATCCCGGCCACCGGGCACCCTCCACCGCCGACGCGGCCGGCGCCCTCCATCGCCGACGCGGCCGGAGACCGCCCCGCCCCTCACGCTTCCGCCCCGCTTCCGCGTGGCGGAAGTGTGAAGAAAACACGGAGGTGATGTGTCCCCTTGTCGGCCCACATGCCCCCGTTCGTCGCGGCAACCCTGAGAAAACTCCCACCTCGCGTTGAACACACGGCACTTCACGTCCGTACCGGATGGGCGAGCGACCGACTGGGGGAACCCCCGGACATCGGAGGTGGGCGTGCGCAAGGATTCCGTCGTGGCCAATGGACGAGGAGCGAGGGCCCGACATCGCATGTCCCCGTCCTCGGAGCCGGACGAGGAGTTGATGCGTGCGCTCTACCGTGAGCACGCCGGCCCCTTGCTGGCCTACGTGATGCGGCTGGTCGCGGGGGACCGCCAGCGCGCCGAGGACGTGGTCCAGGAGACGCTCATCCGTGCCTGGAAGAACGCCGGTCAGCTCAATCGTGCGACCGGATCGGTACGCCCCTGGCTGGTGACGGTCGCCCGGCGCATCGTCATCGACGGCCACCGCAGCCGGCAGGCCCGGCCGCAGGAGGTCGATCCGTCGCCGCTGGAGGTCATCCCCGCGGAGGACGAGATCGACAAGGCGCTGTGGCTGATGACGTTGTCGGACGCGCTCGACGACCTGACCCCGGCTCACCGGGAGGTCCTCGTCGAGACGTACTTCAAGGGACGTACCGTCAATGAGGCGGCGCAGACGCTGGGCATACCCAGCGGCACCGTGCGGTCGCGGGTGTTCTACGCCCTGCGTTCGATGAAGCTGGCACTGGAGGAGCGGGGGGTGACGGCGTGATGAGCGGTTACGGGGGATTCCAGGGGTTCGGCACGGGTGATTCGGGTAACTCTGCCCCTATGCAGGGGTCATCGGTGCCGAACGAACACGAGACCGTCGGAGCCTATGCCCTCGGCATCCTCGACGACGGCGAGGCGACCGCGTTCGAAGCGCACCTCGCCGGCTGCGAGTGGTGCGCCCGGCAACTCGACGAACTGGCCGGCATGGAGCCCATGCTCGCCGCCCTCGCGGACCTGCCGGACACCGGCACGCCCGAGATCGCGGAGTCGCTCGTGGCCCGGCCCAGCCCGCGGCTGGCCGAGAGACTGGCCGACGAGGTCGCCGAGCGCCGCGCGAAGAAGCGGCGCCGCAACTTCTACCTCGTGGGCACCGCCGCCGCGCTGATCATCGGCGGCCCCTTCGCGGCCGTGGCGACGACCGGCGGGGGCGGCGACGGCGGAGGCGGGCGGACCACCGAGGCGCGGACCACCGGGAGCCCGGCCGAGTCGGCCTTCGCCGCCATGCCCGACCGGATCACGGCGACCGACCCCACCACCGAGGTCAGCGCCACCGTCGCCCTGGAGAAGAAGGTCTGGGGCACCGACGCGGTGGTCGAACTGAAGAACGTCAAGGGCCCGGAGAGGTGCTCCCTGATCGCCGTCGGCAAGAACGGCGAACGGGAGACCCTCGCCTCCTGGGCGGTCCCGAACGAGGGGTACGGCATCCCGGGCGCCACCACCGAGAAGGCCCGGGAACCGCTCTACGTCCAGGGCGGCGCCGCCTTCGAACCCAACCAGATCGACCATTTCGAGATCATGACCTTCGACGGCAAACGGCTGGTCGAAGTGGACATGTAGGACGCGGCCCGTAGCCTCACGGGGCCCCCTTCGCGTACGGTTGACGGCTGCCCAGCACGTCAGAAGGGGGCCCGGTGGCCGCACAGGCTCAACAGGATTCCGCGGTCGACTCGGTTCACACCGCCGCGCACGACTCCGTACGGGATCGGGAGATCTCCGGGGAGCAGGCACACCTGGACCGGGTGTACCGGCGCCTGGAGGAGAAGATCCACGAGGCGGAGTTCCTCATGCGCGACGCGGCGCAGCGCGGCCAGGTCGGCACGCCCGGCGCGCTCGCCGAGCGCGACGCCCAGGTCTTCCGGGCCGGCGTCCACCTCAACCGCCTCAACAGCGAGTTCGAGGACTTCCTCTTCGGCCGGATCGACCTGCTGGCCGGCAAGGACGGCAAGAAGGGACCCGACGGCGCCTACACCGCCGTCGAGCCCGCCGACGGCGCCATCCGGCCGGACGACACCGCCGACATCGCCGAGACCCTGCACATCGGCCGCATCGGCGTCCTCGACGAGGACTACACCCCGCTCGTCATCGACTGGCGGGCCCCGGCCGCGGCCCCCTTCTACCGGTCCACGCCCGTCGACCCCGGCCGGGTGGTGCGCCGCCGGGTGATCCGCTCCAGGGGACGGCGCGTCCTCGGCGTCGAGGACGACCTGATGCGCCCCGGGATCCGGGCCTTCCTGGACGGCCGCGAACTGCCCGCCGTCGGCGACGGTGCCCTGATGGCCGCCCTCGGGCAGGCCCGCACCCACACGATGCGGGACATCGTCGCCTCCATCCAGGCCGAGCAGGACCTGGTGATCCGCGCCCCCGCCGCCTCCGTGACCCACGTCGAGGGCGGCCCCGGCACCGGCAAGACCGCCGTCGCCCTGCACCGGGCGGCGTACCTGCTCTACCGGGACCGGCGCCGGTACGCGGGCGGCATCCTGATCGTCTCCCCGACCCCGCTGCTGGTGGCGTACACCGAGGGCGTGCTGCCCTCCCTCGGCGAGGAGGGGCAGGTCGCCATCCGCGCCCTCGGCTCCCTCGTCGACGGCGCCGAGGCCACCCTCTACGACGCGCCCGCCACCGCCCGCGCCAAGGGCTCCGCCCGGATGCTCAAGGTGCTGCGCAAGGCCGCCCGCGGCGCGCTGGAACCGAGCGGTTCCCCGACCCGGCTGCGGGTCGTCGCCTTCGGCCGGCGGCTCGAACTGGAGGCCGAGGAGCTGGCCGGCATCCGGCGCGCCGTCCTCGGCGGCACCGCCCCCGTCAACCTGCTGCGCCCCCGCGCCCGCCGGCTGCTCCTGGACGCCCTGTGGGACGCCTCGGGCGCCGGCGCCCGCCACACCGACCCGGAACTCGCCGCCGAGCTGCGCTCCTCCTTCGACGAGGACGTCAGCTCCGAGGACGACTTCGTCGCCTTCCTCGACGCCTGGTGGCCCGAGCTGACCCCGGCGGCCGTGCTGGACGCCATGGCCGACGAGAAGGCGCTCGGCCGCTGGGCCCGCCGGGTGCTCACCCCGGGCGAGGTGCGCCGGGTGGCGCGCTCCCTGCGGCGCGAGGGCCGCAGCGTGCACGACATCGCCCTGCTCGACGAGTTGCAGGCCCTGCTCGGCGCCCCCGCCCGGCCCCGCCCGCGGCGCGATCCGGACGCCTTCGACCAGTTCGGCGGTGTGGAGGAGCTGATGCCGCAGCGCGAGGAGAGCCGGCGCGAGCGCGCCGAGCGGCTTGCCCGGGAGCGCACCGAGTACGCCCACGTCATCGTCGACGAGGCGCAGGACCTGACGCCGATGCAGTGGCGGATGGTGGGCCGCCGCGGCCGGCACGCCACCTGGACCGTGGTCGGCGACCCGGCCCAGTCCTCCTGGTCCGACCCGGACGAGGCGGCGGCGGCCCGCGACGAGGCCCTCGGCAGCCGCCCGCGCCGCCGCTTCCGCCTCACGGTCAACTACCGCAACCCGGCCGAGATCGCCGAGCTGGCCTCCCGGGTGCTCGCCCTCGCCCTGCCCGGCGCCGCGGCGCCCTCCGCGGTGCGCTCGACCGGCGTGGAGCCCCGCTTCACCGTCGCGGGGGAGTCGCTCGCCGCCACGGTCCGCGAGGAGGCGGCGCGGCTGCTGGAGCGGGTCGACGGCACCGTCGGCGTCGTCGTCGCCATGCACCGGCGCGAGGAGGCCCGGCGCTGGCTCGACGGGCTCGGGGACCGGGTGGTGGCGCTGGGCAGCCTGGAGGCCAAGGGCCTGGAGTACGACGCGACGGTCGTCGTCTCGCCGGCGGAGATCGCCGACGAGTCGCCCGCCGGGCTGCGGGTGCTCTACGTGGCCCTGACCCGGGCCACCCAGCAGCTCACCCTCGTCTCCGGCGAGCGCGACGAGCCGGACGCGCGGGGCGTGCCGGACCTCCTCCGCGACTGAGCCCGGCCGGCCCCCGGTCGTGTGACGTACGGAACGCGGGCCCGGACGCTTCCGGGGCGTGTGACGAACGAGACGGCGGCGGGGGGCCCGAAGGCCCCGCGGGAGAGGGGGCCGAGACAGGTGAGAGGCCCGTGCCGTGCGGCGCGGGCCTCTCTCGTGGTCTCACGGAATTCCAGGTGGCACCGACCCGCCATGCTCGCCTCGCGGCAAGTGGTCGCTCGCAGCGACGAAGGTTGGGCCCGGGGGCTTGGATCGAGCCGGTGCCACATCCACGGTAACAAACGATGCCCGTGAGGCCATTCCCTCGCGCAGGTGGGTTTCCGGGAGCCGTACGCCCCTTCCGTCACGGACGTGATTTCTCGTATGGTGGAAGTCGTTTTCCGAAAGAACATCCGCCGGTCGGGTGGAGCGTGAACAAAAAGTTCGCAATCCGGGGCGGCTACCGCGTACTCGGCGGTAGGTGCGACGATCGGACGGCACAACCAGCGACACCGTGAAAGCAGAGGAAGTCGGCCATGGCAACGGCGCCCAGCGTCTCCTACTCGATGACCATCAGGCTGGAGGTGCCCGCGAGCGGAACGTCCGTGTCGCAGCTCACCACCGCCGTCGAGTCCTCCGGAGGCTCGGTGACCGGCCTCGACGTCACGGCGTCCGGCCACGAGAAGCTCCGCATCGACGTCACCATCGCGGCCACCTCGACCTCCCACGCCGACGAGATCGTCGAGGAGCTGCGCGGTGTCGAGGGCGTCGTCCTCGGCAAGGTCTCCGACCGTACCTTCCTGATGCACCTCGGCGGCAAGATCGAGATGGCGTCGAAGCACCCCATCCGCAACCGCGACGACCTCTCCATGGTCTACACCCCCGGTGTCGCCCGCGTCTGCATGGCCATCGCGGAGAACCCCGAGGACGCCCGCCGCCTGACCATCAAGCGCAACTCCGTTGCGGTCGTGACGGACGGCTCGGCCGTGCTGGGCCTCGGCAACATCGGCCCGAAGGCCGCGCTGCCGGTCATGGAGGGCAAGGCCGCCCTCTTCAAGCGCTTCGCCGGCATCGACGCCTGGCCGCTGTGCCTGGACACCCAGGACACCGACGCCATCGTCGAGATCGTCAAGGCCATCGCCCCGGGCTTCGCCGGCATCAACCTGGAGGACATCTCGGCGCCGCGCTGCTTCGAGATCGAGGCCCGGCTGCGCGAGGCCCTGGACATCCCCGTCTTCCACGACGACCAGCACGGCACGGCCATCGTCGTCCTCGCCGCCCTCACCAACGCCCTGCGGGTGGTCGGCAAGGGCATCGAGAACGTCCGCGTGGTCATGTCCGGCGCCGGCGCGGCCGGCACCGCCATCCTCAGGCTGCTGCTCGCCGCGGGCGTGAAGAACGCGGTCGTCGCCGACATCCACGGCGTCGTGCACGCCGGCCGCGAGGACCTGGTGGACGCGGCGCCCGACTCGGCGCTGCGCTGGATCGCGGACAACACCAACCCGGAGAACGTGACCGGCACGCTGAAGGACGCGGTGCGGGGCGCCGACGTCTTCGTCGGTGTCTCCGCCCCCAACGTCCTGGACGGCGACGACGTCGCCGCCATGGCCGAGGGCGCGGTCGTGTTCGCGCTCGCGAACCCGGACCCCGAGGTCGACCCGGCCGTCGCCCGGCAGACCGCCGCGGTCGTCGCCACCGGCCGCTCCGACTTCCCGAACCAGATCAACAACGTCCTGGTCTTCCCGGGCGTCTTCCGCGGTCTGCTCGACGCCCAGTCCCGCGCGGTCACCACCGGCATGATGCTGGCCGCCGCGCAGGCCCTCGCGGACGTGGTGACCGAGGACGAGCTGAACCCGAACTACATCGTCCCGAGCGTCTTCAACGACAAGGTCGCGGGCGCCGTCGCGGGCGCCGTGCGGGACGCGGCGAAGGCCGCGGGCGTCGCCCCGTAGGCCGGGGCGCGCGCCGGCGGGCCCGCGGGTCCGGGCCGCGTGCGGGCGATCCGCACACGGCTGCGCCCCTCCGGCGCGTCGCGGACCGGCGGGCCGCGTGTCGCCCTCTAGGGTGGCGCCAGGCTCGGGCCGTCTCTTCGTGTGACTCCCTGGGGTGTTCTCACCTCTCCTGGGGGTGCCGGATTGGCATTACCGCCGCAGGTGCAGGCAGGATGCCTCCCTGGGCGCGACGGTCCGACGACGGACCCGGGTGAGGGAACTGTCCGAGGGCCCTGGCAGCATCGGCTTTCGCTGTGCCTGACATGCGGCTCCGCCGCGTGGCACGCCTCCATGGCAAGAAGAACACGGGAGTAAGAAAATGAACCGCAGTGAGCTGGTGGCCGCGCTGGCCGACCGCGCCGAGGTGACCCGCAAGGACGCCGACGCCGTGCTGGCCGCGTTCGCCGAGGTCGTCGGCGACATCGTCTCCAAGGGCGACGAGAAGGTCACCGTCCCCGGCTTCCTGACCTTCGAGCGCACCCACCGTGCCGCTCGGACCGCCCGCAACCCGCAGACCGGCGAGCCGATCCAGATCCCGGCCGGCTACAGCGTGAAGGTCTCGGCGGGCTCCAAGCTCAAGGAAGCCGCCAAGGGCAAGTAAGCAGGCGCCCCGCTCCGGGCGCAGGGTGACTGCGGGCCGTCGCGCGGCTCGCGGGCCGCCCGCGGCCGGCCGCGCGGTTCCCCGGGCCGCTCGGTGGGGCTCCCCCCTCCAGACGCCGATGGGGCGGCCACCCGGGACCCGGGTGGCCGCCCCATCGGCGTGCTGGCCGCTAGCCGAGCGCCTTGCCGGGCAGTTCGACCTTGGCTCCCAGCTCCACGAGCTTCTCCATGAAGTTCTCGTAGCCCCGGTTGATCAGGTCGATGCCGTGCACCCGGGAGGTGCCCTGGGCCGCGAGGGCGGCGATCAGGTACGAGAAGCCGCCGCGCAGGTCGGGGATGACCAGGTCGGCGCCCTCCAGCCGGGTCGGCCCGGAGACGACCGCGGAGTGCAGGAAGTTGCGCTGGCCGAAGCGGCAGTCGGAGCCGCCCAGGCACTCGCGGTAGAGCTGGA
This genomic window contains:
- a CDS encoding CGNR zinc finger domain-containing protein — protein: MALGTAGAPSEPRFDTGRVCLDLLATTHPAERLGSVAALRTWIAHSGLVPPGTPLAHADPSWLTGFRELRCRTAQLVRAHAPSAAPGTRPREEAARPYEAARPYDLALVRVNDLARAAPPAVRAVRGEDGTLTRAPAGPPTRTALLAAVARDLVDLLTDPAARAALRQCEGDDCPVVYVDASRGRRRRWCSSEVCGNRERVARHRRRAAAAR
- a CDS encoding NAD-dependent malic enzyme, translated to MATAPSVSYSMTIRLEVPASGTSVSQLTTAVESSGGSVTGLDVTASGHEKLRIDVTIAATSTSHADEIVEELRGVEGVVLGKVSDRTFLMHLGGKIEMASKHPIRNRDDLSMVYTPGVARVCMAIAENPEDARRLTIKRNSVAVVTDGSAVLGLGNIGPKAALPVMEGKAALFKRFAGIDAWPLCLDTQDTDAIVEIVKAIAPGFAGINLEDISAPRCFEIEARLREALDIPVFHDDQHGTAIVVLAALTNALRVVGKGIENVRVVMSGAGAAGTAILRLLLAAGVKNAVVADIHGVVHAGREDLVDAAPDSALRWIADNTNPENVTGTLKDAVRGADVFVGVSAPNVLDGDDVAAMAEGAVVFALANPDPEVDPAVARQTAAVVATGRSDFPNQINNVLVFPGVFRGLLDAQSRAVTTGMMLAAAQALADVVTEDELNPNYIVPSVFNDKVAGAVAGAVRDAAKAAGVAP
- a CDS encoding zf-HC2 domain-containing protein; amino-acid sequence: MSGYGGFQGFGTGDSGNSAPMQGSSVPNEHETVGAYALGILDDGEATAFEAHLAGCEWCARQLDELAGMEPMLAALADLPDTGTPEIAESLVARPSPRLAERLADEVAERRAKKRRRNFYLVGTAAALIIGGPFAAVATTGGGGDGGGGRTTEARTTGSPAESAFAAMPDRITATDPTTEVSATVALEKKVWGTDAVVELKNVKGPERCSLIAVGKNGERETLASWAVPNEGYGIPGATTEKAREPLYVQGGAAFEPNQIDHFEIMTFDGKRLVEVDM
- a CDS encoding HU family DNA-binding protein, which encodes MNRSELVAALADRAEVTRKDADAVLAAFAEVVGDIVSKGDEKVTVPGFLTFERTHRAARTARNPQTGEPIQIPAGYSVKVSAGSKLKEAAKGK
- a CDS encoding sigma-70 family RNA polymerase sigma factor; this translates as MSPSSEPDEELMRALYREHAGPLLAYVMRLVAGDRQRAEDVVQETLIRAWKNAGQLNRATGSVRPWLVTVARRIVIDGHRSRQARPQEVDPSPLEVIPAEDEIDKALWLMTLSDALDDLTPAHREVLVETYFKGRTVNEAAQTLGIPSGTVRSRVFYALRSMKLALEERGVTA
- a CDS encoding UvrD-helicase domain-containing protein is translated as MAAQAQQDSAVDSVHTAAHDSVRDREISGEQAHLDRVYRRLEEKIHEAEFLMRDAAQRGQVGTPGALAERDAQVFRAGVHLNRLNSEFEDFLFGRIDLLAGKDGKKGPDGAYTAVEPADGAIRPDDTADIAETLHIGRIGVLDEDYTPLVIDWRAPAAAPFYRSTPVDPGRVVRRRVIRSRGRRVLGVEDDLMRPGIRAFLDGRELPAVGDGALMAALGQARTHTMRDIVASIQAEQDLVIRAPAASVTHVEGGPGTGKTAVALHRAAYLLYRDRRRYAGGILIVSPTPLLVAYTEGVLPSLGEEGQVAIRALGSLVDGAEATLYDAPATARAKGSARMLKVLRKAARGALEPSGSPTRLRVVAFGRRLELEAEELAGIRRAVLGGTAPVNLLRPRARRLLLDALWDASGAGARHTDPELAAELRSSFDEDVSSEDDFVAFLDAWWPELTPAAVLDAMADEKALGRWARRVLTPGEVRRVARSLRREGRSVHDIALLDELQALLGAPARPRPRRDPDAFDQFGGVEELMPQREESRRERAERLARERTEYAHVIVDEAQDLTPMQWRMVGRRGRHATWTVVGDPAQSSWSDPDEAAAARDEALGSRPRRRFRLTVNYRNPAEIAELASRVLALALPGAAAPSAVRSTGVEPRFTVAGESLAATVREEAARLLERVDGTVGVVVAMHRREEARRWLDGLGDRVVALGSLEAKGLEYDATVVVSPAEIADESPAGLRVLYVALTRATQQLTLVSGERDEPDARGVPDLLRD